In the genome of Misgurnus anguillicaudatus chromosome 11, ASM2758022v2, whole genome shotgun sequence, one region contains:
- the arg2 gene encoding arginase-2, mitochondrial, translated as MALRVPLSRLLRSTISSCQQNRSHSVAILGAPFSKGQKRRGVEHGPKAIRDAGLVERLSNLDYPVHDFGDLNFQHLEKDEPFMHVPNPRTVGRASKLLSGAVSGAVGAGHTCVMLGGDHSLAIGSVEGHAQQCPDLCLIWVDAHADVNTPLTSPSGNLHGQSVAFLLKELQDKMPEVPGFSWMKPFLAARDLVYIGLRDVDPGEHIILKTLGIQYFSMRDIDRMGIQRVMEVTLDHLLSRKQRAVHLSFDIDAFDPTLAPATGTPVNGGLTYREGIYITEEVHNTGLLSVMDLVEVNPTQGATPEAVEATASLAVDVIASALGQTREGAHVAFEKIPEPKQDTELRL; from the exons ATGGCATTGAGAGTGCCGCTGTCCAGATTATTGAGATCTACGATAAGTTCCTGTCAGCAGAACCGATCGCATTCTGTTGCGATTTTGGGAGCTCCTTTTTCCAAAGGACAG AAAAGGAGAGGGGTGGAGCATGGACCCAAAGCCATCCGGGATGCTGGTTTAGTGGAGAGACTTTCTAATCTTG ATTACCCTGTGCATGATTTTGGAGACCTGAACTTCCAGCACCTGGAAAAGGATGAGCCCTTTATGCACGTCCCAAACCCGCGCACAGTCGGACGAGCCAGTAAGCTTCTGTCAGGAGCTGTGAGTGGTGCTGTGGGTGCGGGACACACCTGCGTCATGCTTGGTGGAGACCACAG CTTAGCTATTGGTTCAGTGGAAGGTCACGCCCAGCAGTGTCCTGATCTGTGTCTGATCTGGGTTGATGCTCATGCAGATGTCAACACACCTCTGACTTCACCTTCTGGAAACCTTCACGGCCAGTCTGTTGCGTTCTTACTTAAAGAGCTGCAAGACAAG ATGCCAGAGGTTCCTGGATTCTCTTGGATGAAGCCTTTTCTGGCGGCCAGAGATTTAGTCTACATCGGACTCAGAGATGTTGATCCCGGCGAGCA TATAATTCTGAAGACGCTTGGAATTCAATACTTCTCCATGCGTGATATTGACAGAATGGGCATACAAAGGGTAATGGAGGTCACACTGGATCACCTTCTGTCAAG aaagCAGAGGGCTGTTCACCTGAGCTTTGACATTGATGCGTTTGACCCAACTCTGGCTCCTGCTACTGGAACTCCTGTTAACGGTGGACTGACCTATAGAGAAGGCATTTACATCACAGAGGAGGTCCACAACACAG GTTTACTTTCTGTGATGGACCTGGTTGAAGTGAACCCCACACAAGGAGCAACACCCGAGGCAGTGGAGGCCACAGCTAGCCTAGCCGTTGACGTCATTGCATCCGCTCTCGGCCAGACGCGCGAGGGTGCACATGTCGCCTTTGAGAAAATCCCAGAACCAAAACAGGACACTGAACTACGGCTGTAG